A single genomic interval of Canis lupus dingo isolate Sandy chromosome 6, ASM325472v2, whole genome shotgun sequence harbors:
- the DEPDC1 gene encoding DEP domain-containing protein 1A isoform X1, with protein MEGRAVPPGPYRATRLWNEITTSFRAGMPLRKHRQHFKKYGNCFTAEEAVDWLYDLLRNNNNFGPEVTRQQTLQLLRKFLKNHVIEDIKGRWGSENLDDNSQLFRFPANSPLKSLPRRHPELRKNSIENFSKDKDSIFKLRNLSRRTPKKLGLHFSQENIEKMNHKIIHEDQENSVDNREISREDVEEVWRSVILIYLQTILGVPSLEEVINPKQVVPQYVMYNMTNTSKHGIVILQDKSDDLPHWVLSAMKCLANWPRSNDLNNPTYVGFERDVFRTIADYFLDLPEPLLTFEYYELFVSILVVCGYVTVSDRPSGIHKIQDDPQSSKILRLNNLNSFKSTECLLLSLLHKDKNKEESDTTKRLQISDQGFQEKCAKKMQLVDFKDRRASANAIVGGSCHNLIGLSSMHALSSNIKPRCYSLEGITDLPGSSSKEIFSAFHQSVLNIGQNNEQLLEPKIKQESLTNLHSEESNQKSLSVGFKRTSTLTVEDQEELCNGKCKSKQLCRSQSLLLRSSTKRNSSINMPVAEIIMKPDLGQGSTSVQTAMESELGESSTTINKRLCKSTVELSENSLPPAASVLTGTQSLLQPHIERVAIDALQLCCLLLPPPNRRKLQLLMRMISRMSQNVDMPPLHDAMGTRSLMIHTFSRCVLCCAEEVDLDELLATRLVSFLMDHHQEILQVPSYLQAAVDKHLDYLRKGYIKNPGDGLIVPLPTYSYCRQISAQEFDEQKVSTSQAAITELLENIIKNKSLPLKEKRKKLKQFQKEYPLIYQKRFPTMESEAVLFADKPTIKQPMLILKKTKFRSLRY; from the exons ATGGAGGGCCGGGCTGTGCCCCCCGGGCCGTACCGGGCCACCAGACTG TGGAATGAAATTACCACATCTTTCCGAGCAGGAATGCCTCTacgaaaacacaggcaacactttaaaaaatatggcaaTTGTTTTACAGCAGAAGAAGCAGTGGATTGGCTTTATGACCtattaagaaataataacaattttgGTCCTGAAGTTACAAGGCAACAGACTCTCCAACTGTTGAGAAAATTCCTTAAGAATCATGTAATTGAAGATATCAAAGGCAGATGGGGATCAGAAAATCTTGATGACAACAGTCAGCTATTCAG ATTTCCTGCAAATTCTCCGCTTAAAAGTCTTCCACGAAGGCATCCAGAATTGAGAAAAAACAGCATAGAAAActtttccaaagataaagatagcatttttaaattacgAAATTTATCTCGTAGAACTCCTAAAAAACTTGGATTACATTTCTCTCAG gaaaatatagagaaaatgaaCCATAAAATAATCCATGAAGATCAAGAAAACTCAGTTGATAATAGAGAGATAAGCCGGGAAGATGTTGAAGAAGTTTGGAGATCTGTTATTCTGATCTA CCTGCAAACCATTTTAGGTGTGCCATCCCTAGAAGAAGTCATAAATCCAAAGCAAGTAGTTCCTCAGTACGTAATGTACAACATGACCAATACAAGCAAACACGGAATAGTTATACTGCAAGACAAATCAG acGACCTTCCTCACTGGGTGTTATCTGCCATGAAGTGCCTGGCAAATT GGCCAAGAAGTAATGATCTGAATAATCCAACTTATGTTGGATTTGAACGAGATGTATTCAGAACAATAGCAGATTATTTTCTAGATCTCCCTGAACCTCTGCTTACCTTTGAATATTATGAATTATTTGTAAGCATTTtgg TTGTTTGTGGCTACGTCACAGTTTCAGATAGACCCAGTGGGATACATAAAATCCAAGATGATCCACAGTCTTCAAAAATCCTTCGCTTAAACAATTTGAATTCCTTCAAATCAACAGAGTGTCTTCTTCTCAGTCTACttcataaagacaaaaacaaagaagaatcaGATACTACTAAGAGACTGCAGATAAGTGATCAAGGATTTCAAGAAAAATGTGCTAAGAAAATGCAGCTAGTTGATTTTAAAGATAGAAGAGCCAGTGCTAATGCTATAGTGGGAGGAAGTTGTCATAATTTAATAGGCTTAAGTAGTATGCATGCTCTGTCCTCTAACATCAAACCAAGGTGCTATTCTTTAGAAGGAATTACAGACTTACCAGGGAGTTCAAGTAAAGAGATCTTCAGTGCCTTCCATCAATCTGTTCTGAATATAGGACAAAATAATGAGCAGCTTTTAGAGCCTAAGATCAAACAGGAATCCCTAACGAATCTTCATTCAGAGGAAAGTAATCAGAAGTCACTCTCTGTTGGTTTTAAGAGAACCTCTACTTTGACTGTTGAAGACCAAGAGGAGTTATGTAatgggaaatgcaagtcaaaacaaCTTTGTAGATCTCAGAGTTTACTTTTAAGAAGTAGTACAAAAAGGAATAGTTCTATCAATATGCCAGTGGCAGAAATTATCATGAAACCAGATCTTGGACAAGGCAGCACAAGTGTGCAAACAGCTATGGAAAGTGAACTCGGAGAGTCTAGTACCACAATCAATAAGAGACTCTGCAAAAGTACAGTAGAACTTTCAGAAAATTCTTTACCTCCAGCTGCTTCTGTGTTGACTGGCACACAAA GTTTGCTGCAACCTCATATAGAGAGGGTTGCCATCGATGCACTACAGTTATGTTGTTTGTTACTTCCCCCACCAAATCGTAGAAAGCTTCAACTTTTAATGCGCATGATTTCCCGAATGAGTCAAAATGTTGATATGCCCCCACTGCATGATGCAATGGGTACAAGATCACTG ATGATACACACGTTTTCTCGAtgtgtgctgtgctgtgctgaaGAAGTGGATCTTGATGAGCTTCTTGCTACAAGATTAGTTTCTTTCTTAATGGATCATCACCAGGAAATTCTTCAAGTACCCTCTTACTTACAGGCTGCAGTGGATAAACATCTTGACTACTTAAGAAAGGGCTAT ATTAAAAATCCTGGAGATGGACTGATTGTTCCTTTGCCAACGTATTCATACTGTAGACAAATTAGTGCTCAGGAGTTTGATGAACAAAAAGTGTCTACCTCACAAGCTGCAATTACAGAACTTTTggagaatattattaaaaacaagagtttgcctctaaaggaaaaaaggaaaaaactaaaacAG TTTCAGAAGGAATATCCCTTGATATATCAGAAAAGATTTCCCACCATGGAGAGCGAAGCAGTACTTTTTGCTGACAAACCTACAATCAAACAACctatgctaattttaaaaaaaacaaagtttcgTAGTCTAAGATACTGA
- the DEPDC1 gene encoding DEP domain-containing protein 1A isoform X2, with translation MEGRAVPPGPYRATRLWNEITTSFRAGMPLRKHRQHFKKYGNCFTAEEAVDWLYDLLRNNNNFGPEVTRQQTLQLLRKFLKNHVIEDIKGRWGSENLDDNSQLFRFPANSPLKSLPRRHPELRKNSIENFSKDKDSIFKLRNLSRRTPKKLGLHFSQENIEKMNHKIIHEDQENSVDNREISREDVEEVWRSVILIYLQTILGVPSLEEVINPKQVVPQYVMYNMTNTSKHGIVILQDKSDDLPHWVLSAMKCLANWPRSNDLNNPTYVGFERDVFRTIADYFLDLPEPLLTFEYYELFVSILVVCGYVTVSDRPSGIHKIQDDPQSSKILRLNNLNSFKSTECLLLSLLHKDKNKEESDTTKRLQISDQGFQEKCAKKMQLVDFKDRRASANAIVGGSCHNLIGLSSMHALSSNIKPRCYSLEGITDLPGSSSKEIFSAFHQSVLNIGQNNEQLLEPKIKQESLTNLHSEESNQKSLSVGFKRTSTLTVEDQEELCNGKCKSKQLCRSQSLLLRSSTKRNSSINMPVAEIIMKPDLGQGSTSVQTAMESELGESSTTINKRLCKSTVELSENSLPPAASVLTGTQSLLQPHIERVAIDALQLCCLLLPPPNRRKLQLLMRMISRMSQNVDMPPLHDAMGTRSLMIHTFSRCVLCCAEEVDLDELLATRLVSFLMDHHQEILQVPSYLQAAVDKHLDYLRKGYIKNPGDGLIVPLPTYSYCRQISAQEFDEQKVSTSQAAITELLENIIKNKSLPLKEKRKKLKQNRRKRKGNNNNNNRKKNKKKSKQETRQNKIINQTLGVFWSAC, from the exons ATGGAGGGCCGGGCTGTGCCCCCCGGGCCGTACCGGGCCACCAGACTG TGGAATGAAATTACCACATCTTTCCGAGCAGGAATGCCTCTacgaaaacacaggcaacactttaaaaaatatggcaaTTGTTTTACAGCAGAAGAAGCAGTGGATTGGCTTTATGACCtattaagaaataataacaattttgGTCCTGAAGTTACAAGGCAACAGACTCTCCAACTGTTGAGAAAATTCCTTAAGAATCATGTAATTGAAGATATCAAAGGCAGATGGGGATCAGAAAATCTTGATGACAACAGTCAGCTATTCAG ATTTCCTGCAAATTCTCCGCTTAAAAGTCTTCCACGAAGGCATCCAGAATTGAGAAAAAACAGCATAGAAAActtttccaaagataaagatagcatttttaaattacgAAATTTATCTCGTAGAACTCCTAAAAAACTTGGATTACATTTCTCTCAG gaaaatatagagaaaatgaaCCATAAAATAATCCATGAAGATCAAGAAAACTCAGTTGATAATAGAGAGATAAGCCGGGAAGATGTTGAAGAAGTTTGGAGATCTGTTATTCTGATCTA CCTGCAAACCATTTTAGGTGTGCCATCCCTAGAAGAAGTCATAAATCCAAAGCAAGTAGTTCCTCAGTACGTAATGTACAACATGACCAATACAAGCAAACACGGAATAGTTATACTGCAAGACAAATCAG acGACCTTCCTCACTGGGTGTTATCTGCCATGAAGTGCCTGGCAAATT GGCCAAGAAGTAATGATCTGAATAATCCAACTTATGTTGGATTTGAACGAGATGTATTCAGAACAATAGCAGATTATTTTCTAGATCTCCCTGAACCTCTGCTTACCTTTGAATATTATGAATTATTTGTAAGCATTTtgg TTGTTTGTGGCTACGTCACAGTTTCAGATAGACCCAGTGGGATACATAAAATCCAAGATGATCCACAGTCTTCAAAAATCCTTCGCTTAAACAATTTGAATTCCTTCAAATCAACAGAGTGTCTTCTTCTCAGTCTACttcataaagacaaaaacaaagaagaatcaGATACTACTAAGAGACTGCAGATAAGTGATCAAGGATTTCAAGAAAAATGTGCTAAGAAAATGCAGCTAGTTGATTTTAAAGATAGAAGAGCCAGTGCTAATGCTATAGTGGGAGGAAGTTGTCATAATTTAATAGGCTTAAGTAGTATGCATGCTCTGTCCTCTAACATCAAACCAAGGTGCTATTCTTTAGAAGGAATTACAGACTTACCAGGGAGTTCAAGTAAAGAGATCTTCAGTGCCTTCCATCAATCTGTTCTGAATATAGGACAAAATAATGAGCAGCTTTTAGAGCCTAAGATCAAACAGGAATCCCTAACGAATCTTCATTCAGAGGAAAGTAATCAGAAGTCACTCTCTGTTGGTTTTAAGAGAACCTCTACTTTGACTGTTGAAGACCAAGAGGAGTTATGTAatgggaaatgcaagtcaaaacaaCTTTGTAGATCTCAGAGTTTACTTTTAAGAAGTAGTACAAAAAGGAATAGTTCTATCAATATGCCAGTGGCAGAAATTATCATGAAACCAGATCTTGGACAAGGCAGCACAAGTGTGCAAACAGCTATGGAAAGTGAACTCGGAGAGTCTAGTACCACAATCAATAAGAGACTCTGCAAAAGTACAGTAGAACTTTCAGAAAATTCTTTACCTCCAGCTGCTTCTGTGTTGACTGGCACACAAA GTTTGCTGCAACCTCATATAGAGAGGGTTGCCATCGATGCACTACAGTTATGTTGTTTGTTACTTCCCCCACCAAATCGTAGAAAGCTTCAACTTTTAATGCGCATGATTTCCCGAATGAGTCAAAATGTTGATATGCCCCCACTGCATGATGCAATGGGTACAAGATCACTG ATGATACACACGTTTTCTCGAtgtgtgctgtgctgtgctgaaGAAGTGGATCTTGATGAGCTTCTTGCTACAAGATTAGTTTCTTTCTTAATGGATCATCACCAGGAAATTCTTCAAGTACCCTCTTACTTACAGGCTGCAGTGGATAAACATCTTGACTACTTAAGAAAGGGCTAT ATTAAAAATCCTGGAGATGGACTGATTGTTCCTTTGCCAACGTATTCATACTGTAGACAAATTAGTGCTCAGGAGTTTGATGAACAAAAAGTGTCTACCTCACAAGCTGCAATTACAGAACTTTTggagaatattattaaaaacaagagtttgcctctaaaggaaaaaaggaaaaaactaaaacAG aacagaagaaagagaaaaggcaacaacaacaacaacaacagaaaaaaaaataagaaaaagtcaaaacaagaaacaagacagaacaaaataataaaccagaccctgggtgtattttggtctgcttgttaa
- the DEPDC1 gene encoding DEP domain-containing protein 1A isoform X4, producing MEGRAVPPGPYRATRLWNEITTSFRAGMPLRKHRQHFKKYGNCFTAEEAVDWLYDLLRNNNNFGPEVTRQQTLQLLRKFLKNHVIEDIKGRWGSENLDDNSQLFRFPANSPLKSLPRRHPELRKNSIENFSKDKDSIFKLRNLSRRTPKKLGLHFSQENIEKMNHKIIHEDQENSVDNREISREDVEEVWRSVILIYLQTILGVPSLEEVINPKQVVPQYVMYNMTNTSKHGIVILQDKSDDLPHWVLSAMKCLANWPRSNDLNNPTYVGFERDVFRTIADYFLDLPEPLLTFEYYELFVSILVVCGYVTVSDRPSGIHKIQDDPQSSKILRLNNLNSFKSTECLLLSLLHKDKNKEESDTTKRLQISDQGFQEKCAKKMQLVDFKDRRASANAIVGGSCHNLIGLSSMHALSSNIKPRCYSLEGITDLPGSSSKEIFSAFHQSVLNIGQNNEQLLEPKIKQESLTNLHSEESNQKSLSVGFKRTSTLTVEDQEELCNGKCKSKQLCRSQSLLLRSSTKRNSSINMPVAEIIMKPDLGQGSTSVQTAMESELGESSTTINKRLCKSTVELSENSLPPAASVLTGTQSLLQPHIERVAIDALQLCCLLLPPPNRRKLQLLMRMISRMSQNVDMPPLHDAMGTRSLMIHTFSRCVLCCAEEVDLDELLATRLVSFLMDHHQEILQVPSYLQAAVDKHLDYLRKGYIKNPGDGLIVPLPTYSYCRQISAQEFDEQKVSTSQAAITELLENIIKNKSLPLKEKRKKLKQ from the exons ATGGAGGGCCGGGCTGTGCCCCCCGGGCCGTACCGGGCCACCAGACTG TGGAATGAAATTACCACATCTTTCCGAGCAGGAATGCCTCTacgaaaacacaggcaacactttaaaaaatatggcaaTTGTTTTACAGCAGAAGAAGCAGTGGATTGGCTTTATGACCtattaagaaataataacaattttgGTCCTGAAGTTACAAGGCAACAGACTCTCCAACTGTTGAGAAAATTCCTTAAGAATCATGTAATTGAAGATATCAAAGGCAGATGGGGATCAGAAAATCTTGATGACAACAGTCAGCTATTCAG ATTTCCTGCAAATTCTCCGCTTAAAAGTCTTCCACGAAGGCATCCAGAATTGAGAAAAAACAGCATAGAAAActtttccaaagataaagatagcatttttaaattacgAAATTTATCTCGTAGAACTCCTAAAAAACTTGGATTACATTTCTCTCAG gaaaatatagagaaaatgaaCCATAAAATAATCCATGAAGATCAAGAAAACTCAGTTGATAATAGAGAGATAAGCCGGGAAGATGTTGAAGAAGTTTGGAGATCTGTTATTCTGATCTA CCTGCAAACCATTTTAGGTGTGCCATCCCTAGAAGAAGTCATAAATCCAAAGCAAGTAGTTCCTCAGTACGTAATGTACAACATGACCAATACAAGCAAACACGGAATAGTTATACTGCAAGACAAATCAG acGACCTTCCTCACTGGGTGTTATCTGCCATGAAGTGCCTGGCAAATT GGCCAAGAAGTAATGATCTGAATAATCCAACTTATGTTGGATTTGAACGAGATGTATTCAGAACAATAGCAGATTATTTTCTAGATCTCCCTGAACCTCTGCTTACCTTTGAATATTATGAATTATTTGTAAGCATTTtgg TTGTTTGTGGCTACGTCACAGTTTCAGATAGACCCAGTGGGATACATAAAATCCAAGATGATCCACAGTCTTCAAAAATCCTTCGCTTAAACAATTTGAATTCCTTCAAATCAACAGAGTGTCTTCTTCTCAGTCTACttcataaagacaaaaacaaagaagaatcaGATACTACTAAGAGACTGCAGATAAGTGATCAAGGATTTCAAGAAAAATGTGCTAAGAAAATGCAGCTAGTTGATTTTAAAGATAGAAGAGCCAGTGCTAATGCTATAGTGGGAGGAAGTTGTCATAATTTAATAGGCTTAAGTAGTATGCATGCTCTGTCCTCTAACATCAAACCAAGGTGCTATTCTTTAGAAGGAATTACAGACTTACCAGGGAGTTCAAGTAAAGAGATCTTCAGTGCCTTCCATCAATCTGTTCTGAATATAGGACAAAATAATGAGCAGCTTTTAGAGCCTAAGATCAAACAGGAATCCCTAACGAATCTTCATTCAGAGGAAAGTAATCAGAAGTCACTCTCTGTTGGTTTTAAGAGAACCTCTACTTTGACTGTTGAAGACCAAGAGGAGTTATGTAatgggaaatgcaagtcaaaacaaCTTTGTAGATCTCAGAGTTTACTTTTAAGAAGTAGTACAAAAAGGAATAGTTCTATCAATATGCCAGTGGCAGAAATTATCATGAAACCAGATCTTGGACAAGGCAGCACAAGTGTGCAAACAGCTATGGAAAGTGAACTCGGAGAGTCTAGTACCACAATCAATAAGAGACTCTGCAAAAGTACAGTAGAACTTTCAGAAAATTCTTTACCTCCAGCTGCTTCTGTGTTGACTGGCACACAAA GTTTGCTGCAACCTCATATAGAGAGGGTTGCCATCGATGCACTACAGTTATGTTGTTTGTTACTTCCCCCACCAAATCGTAGAAAGCTTCAACTTTTAATGCGCATGATTTCCCGAATGAGTCAAAATGTTGATATGCCCCCACTGCATGATGCAATGGGTACAAGATCACTG ATGATACACACGTTTTCTCGAtgtgtgctgtgctgtgctgaaGAAGTGGATCTTGATGAGCTTCTTGCTACAAGATTAGTTTCTTTCTTAATGGATCATCACCAGGAAATTCTTCAAGTACCCTCTTACTTACAGGCTGCAGTGGATAAACATCTTGACTACTTAAGAAAGGGCTAT ATTAAAAATCCTGGAGATGGACTGATTGTTCCTTTGCCAACGTATTCATACTGTAGACAAATTAGTGCTCAGGAGTTTGATGAACAAAAAGTGTCTACCTCACAAGCTGCAATTACAGAACTTTTggagaatattattaaaaacaagagtttgcctctaaaggaaaaaaggaaaaaactaaaacAG TGA
- the DEPDC1 gene encoding DEP domain-containing protein 1A isoform X3 — translation MEGRAVPPGPYRATRLWNEITTSFRAGMPLRKHRQHFKKYGNCFTAEEAVDWLYDLLRNNNNFGPEVTRQQTLQLLRKFLKNHVIEDIKGRWGSENLDDNSQLFRFPANSPLKSLPRRHPELRKNSIENFSKDKDSIFKLRNLSRRTPKKLGLHFSQENIEKMNHKIIHEDQENSVDNREISREDVEEVWRSVILIYLQTILGVPSLEEVINPKQVVPQYVMYNMTNTSKHGIVILQDKSDDLPHWVLSAMKCLANWPRSNDLNNPTYVGFERDVFRTIADYFLDLPEPLLTFEYYELFVSILVVCGYVTVSDRPSGIHKIQDDPQSSKILRLNNLNSFKSTECLLLSLLHKDKNKEESDTTKRLQISDQGFQEKCAKKMQLVDFKDRRASANAIVGGSCHNLIGLSSMHALSSNIKPRCYSLEGITDLPGSSSKEIFSAFHQSVLNIGQNNEQLLEPKIKQESLTNLHSEESNQKSLSVGFKRTSTLTVEDQEELCNGKCKSKQLCRSQSLLLRSSTKRNSSINMPVAEIIMKPDLGQGSTSVQTAMESELGESSTTINKRLCKSTVELSENSLPPAASVLTGTQSLLQPHIERVAIDALQLCCLLLPPPNRRKLQLLMRMISRMSQNVDMPPLHDAMGTRSLMIHTFSRCVLCCAEEVDLDELLATRLVSFLMDHHQEILQVPSYLQAAVDKHLDYLRKGYIKNPGDGLIVPLPTYSYCRQISAQEFDEQKVSTSQAAITELLENIIKNKSLPLKEKRKKLKQKKEKRQQQQQQQKKK, via the exons ATGGAGGGCCGGGCTGTGCCCCCCGGGCCGTACCGGGCCACCAGACTG TGGAATGAAATTACCACATCTTTCCGAGCAGGAATGCCTCTacgaaaacacaggcaacactttaaaaaatatggcaaTTGTTTTACAGCAGAAGAAGCAGTGGATTGGCTTTATGACCtattaagaaataataacaattttgGTCCTGAAGTTACAAGGCAACAGACTCTCCAACTGTTGAGAAAATTCCTTAAGAATCATGTAATTGAAGATATCAAAGGCAGATGGGGATCAGAAAATCTTGATGACAACAGTCAGCTATTCAG ATTTCCTGCAAATTCTCCGCTTAAAAGTCTTCCACGAAGGCATCCAGAATTGAGAAAAAACAGCATAGAAAActtttccaaagataaagatagcatttttaaattacgAAATTTATCTCGTAGAACTCCTAAAAAACTTGGATTACATTTCTCTCAG gaaaatatagagaaaatgaaCCATAAAATAATCCATGAAGATCAAGAAAACTCAGTTGATAATAGAGAGATAAGCCGGGAAGATGTTGAAGAAGTTTGGAGATCTGTTATTCTGATCTA CCTGCAAACCATTTTAGGTGTGCCATCCCTAGAAGAAGTCATAAATCCAAAGCAAGTAGTTCCTCAGTACGTAATGTACAACATGACCAATACAAGCAAACACGGAATAGTTATACTGCAAGACAAATCAG acGACCTTCCTCACTGGGTGTTATCTGCCATGAAGTGCCTGGCAAATT GGCCAAGAAGTAATGATCTGAATAATCCAACTTATGTTGGATTTGAACGAGATGTATTCAGAACAATAGCAGATTATTTTCTAGATCTCCCTGAACCTCTGCTTACCTTTGAATATTATGAATTATTTGTAAGCATTTtgg TTGTTTGTGGCTACGTCACAGTTTCAGATAGACCCAGTGGGATACATAAAATCCAAGATGATCCACAGTCTTCAAAAATCCTTCGCTTAAACAATTTGAATTCCTTCAAATCAACAGAGTGTCTTCTTCTCAGTCTACttcataaagacaaaaacaaagaagaatcaGATACTACTAAGAGACTGCAGATAAGTGATCAAGGATTTCAAGAAAAATGTGCTAAGAAAATGCAGCTAGTTGATTTTAAAGATAGAAGAGCCAGTGCTAATGCTATAGTGGGAGGAAGTTGTCATAATTTAATAGGCTTAAGTAGTATGCATGCTCTGTCCTCTAACATCAAACCAAGGTGCTATTCTTTAGAAGGAATTACAGACTTACCAGGGAGTTCAAGTAAAGAGATCTTCAGTGCCTTCCATCAATCTGTTCTGAATATAGGACAAAATAATGAGCAGCTTTTAGAGCCTAAGATCAAACAGGAATCCCTAACGAATCTTCATTCAGAGGAAAGTAATCAGAAGTCACTCTCTGTTGGTTTTAAGAGAACCTCTACTTTGACTGTTGAAGACCAAGAGGAGTTATGTAatgggaaatgcaagtcaaaacaaCTTTGTAGATCTCAGAGTTTACTTTTAAGAAGTAGTACAAAAAGGAATAGTTCTATCAATATGCCAGTGGCAGAAATTATCATGAAACCAGATCTTGGACAAGGCAGCACAAGTGTGCAAACAGCTATGGAAAGTGAACTCGGAGAGTCTAGTACCACAATCAATAAGAGACTCTGCAAAAGTACAGTAGAACTTTCAGAAAATTCTTTACCTCCAGCTGCTTCTGTGTTGACTGGCACACAAA GTTTGCTGCAACCTCATATAGAGAGGGTTGCCATCGATGCACTACAGTTATGTTGTTTGTTACTTCCCCCACCAAATCGTAGAAAGCTTCAACTTTTAATGCGCATGATTTCCCGAATGAGTCAAAATGTTGATATGCCCCCACTGCATGATGCAATGGGTACAAGATCACTG ATGATACACACGTTTTCTCGAtgtgtgctgtgctgtgctgaaGAAGTGGATCTTGATGAGCTTCTTGCTACAAGATTAGTTTCTTTCTTAATGGATCATCACCAGGAAATTCTTCAAGTACCCTCTTACTTACAGGCTGCAGTGGATAAACATCTTGACTACTTAAGAAAGGGCTAT ATTAAAAATCCTGGAGATGGACTGATTGTTCCTTTGCCAACGTATTCATACTGTAGACAAATTAGTGCTCAGGAGTTTGATGAACAAAAAGTGTCTACCTCACAAGCTGCAATTACAGAACTTTTggagaatattattaaaaacaagagtttgcctctaaaggaaaaaaggaaaaaactaaaacAG aagaaagagaaaaggcaacaacaacaacaacaacagaaaaaaaaataa